The DNA region GCCCTTCCCCTGCTGGGGGGTGTCGAGCACCCCGCCGCGCGAACGTGCAAGCGGTCCCCGCCCTGCGGCGGCGCCCACCCCCTTGCCTGCGGCTCCACCGGCACCTCCGGCACCTCCGGCGCCAAGTCCGGCGGGAACGCGACCACCGACGCCTCGGCCCGCACGTGCGCCGAGACCCGCAGCACCACGGCCCGCCCCGGCCTGGCCGACGTAGCCCGGACCGCCAGGCACGCCGCCCATACCGGGGCCAGTTCCTGCGGCAGGACCACCGCCCGAGACGCCGCCGGCAGGTGCTCCCGAACTCGCCCCTCCGGGCCGCGGGGTCGTCGCGGTCCCACCCGAGACTCCGTCCACCTTCGTGGCGGAGGCGGGCGTGCCAGAGGCAGCGGGCGACGTCGACTTCGGCGTCGTCCTACCGACCGAACTGCTGGTCCTGGAGGCACCGGCCGCTACCGCCCCCGGGCCACCGTCATCAGGAGTCACCGCAATGGGAACAGGGGCGACGCCTCCGGGGTCCCCTGGGTAGTCTTCCCCGTGGTTCCGGGGCGGCGGCTTCTTGTTCCACGACCCCATCGTCTTCGCCTGCGACGTATACGTGAGCGCCAGTTCCTCCATGTGCGCCGCGGCCTTGAGCTGTTCTTCCTTGCCCGCCGAGAGGTCGCCGTCGTGGTTGTCCAGGGCCTTCTGCGCGCCCTGGTTGCCCTGGATCTCGGCCTTCCACTTGGTGTCGTCGCGCGAGAAGCCGTCGCCGATCTTGTCCATCGCGCTGCCGAAGCCGCTCGGCTTCTCGATCGCGTCGACCTTCGGCTTGATCTCGCTCAGCTTGTGGCCGACGTTGCGCATCACGGTGGAGGTGCGCGTGGCGTAAGTGGCGCAGTCGGTGATCTGCTTGCTGATCTGCTTCGCCCGCTTGGCGAACTCGTCGGCCGACTCGCCCTCCCAATGCTGGAGGATGTGGTCGACGGCCTTGTCGAAGTCGGTTTTGACGGTGTCGGTCAGATGCTTGTGGATGTTCTGCCACGCGTCCGCCACGTCGAGGACCTGGCCCGGGTTGGCGTCCGCGAGCATCGCCTTCATCGAGTCGATGTCCTCGCCGGTCGCGAACGGGGTCTTGACCTCGCCCATGTAGCACATGTTGCCGGTGTCGGTGAAGTTGCTGAGCCCAGCCTCGTCGCCCATGTCGTCCTAGCCCCCTGACCGTTAGTTCCCGGACCCTGAACGGCCGCCGTCCATGCCGTACTTCGCGTCGTGCTCGGCGTTCTGGTACTTGCCGTGCGCCTTCTTCGTCTTCGTGCCGAAGTCGTCGATCACATCGTGGATCACCCTGATGATCTCCTCGATGTGCGACTTCATCTCCGTATGCGCGTTGTCGATGTCCGTCTGCTCCGCAAAGCCTTTGCCCAGCGCGTTCTTGGGGAGGAAGGTGTTGTACTGACTCTTGGTCACCGAATCACCCATGGCGGTCGTCACCCGACCGAGCTTGCGTACCGTCTCCTCTAGTTCACTGAGGTCGACTCGCATCTCACCCACGACTGCGCCTCCCCGTTCCGTCTCCGTCATGCGGCCTGGCCGCTCCACCCTGCGCTTTGCAGGTGTGTGTAGGCCGTTCCAGCCGCAGCGGGCGAACAGCCGTACACCATGGTGCCTTACGCGCGTATCAGGTACACCCTAGTAAGTGCCACTGACAGTCTGTCATCGGTCCACCATGACCAGCGGGCCCTTCCACGGAATCCGGCCGACGGGACCGGTTGTGCCCGCACCGTGCGCGTATCCGCCCGTGAGCGCCGAAGCGGATGCCCCGGCACCGGAGAGCAAAGGGCGCAAATGCCGTATGCCGGTGCCCAGCCGTACGGGATCAGCGATACCGGATCGTGATGCGGACAGGGAGCAATCGATGACAACCGCTCCGCCCCTCAGCCCCCCACCGCCGTCTGCGGCCGGATCGGCAGCCGGTTGACCGGCATGCCCGTGGCCGCACGTACCGCCGCCGCGACCGCCGCAGGGGACGTGACCACCGGGACCGCCGAGGCGGCCTTCGCGCCGAAGGGCGCCACCACGTCCTGTTCCTCGATGAGTTGGACGATGCGGATGTCCGGCGCGTCCAGTGCCGTCGGCAGGGCATAGCCCGTGAAGTCCGGCTGGCGCACCACCCCGCGGTTGATGCGCAGGTGTTCGGTGAGGGCCGCGCCCACGCCCTGGGTGACGCCCGCCTCGATACGGGCGTTGAGCTGACGCGGATTCAGTACGCGGCCGACGTCCTGCGCGATGGCCATCTCCACCACGCGGATGGAGCCGAGCTCGACGTCCACGTCCACGACGGCGCGTACGGCGGCGAAGGCCAGCCCCACGAAGGCGTCGCCCTGCCCCGTCTCGTCCAGCGGCTCCGTCGGATGGGGCCTGCACTGGGCGGTGGCCCACAACTCCTTGTCCTCCAGGGCCTCCACGACCGTCGTGGACAGCACCCCGTCGTAGGAGGTGATCTTCCCGTCGGCGATCGTCAGCAGCTCCGTCGACATCCCGAACTTCGCCGCCAGCGGCTGGAGAAGCTGCGTGCGCACCATCTTCGCCGCACGTTCGACCGCGCCGCCCGACACCCATGTGTGCCTGCTGTGCGCGCCCGGGCCCGCGGGCGGCTGGTCCGTGTCGACGGGGGCGACGTGCACCTCGTCGATGCCGAGGGTCTCCTGGACGATCTGGCGGGCGAGCGTCGTGAAGCCCTGGCCGGTCTCCACCGCGGCGCACATCACCGTCGCCACGGGCCCGTTGACCTTCACGGTGGCCGTGGAGACCTCGTCGGCGCCCTCCGCGCCGAGCATGTGCACCATGCCGAGCGCGTAGCCGACTCCGCGGCGCACGGCGCCCGGTTCGCCCGCGCCCTCGGGTCCGCCGGGGAGCAGCCAGTCGCGTTCGGGGCTGTCCTTGGGCAGGGCGGGCAGCGGCGTCTCCCTTACGGCGCGCAGCAGTTCGGCGACGGGCGCGGGGCAGGTGACGGTCTGGCCGATGGGCAGCAGGTCGCCGGTGGCGAGGACGTTGCGCATGCGCAGGTCGGCCGGGTCCATGCGCAACTGGGCGGCCAGCTTGTCCATCTGGCCTTCGTAGGCGGCGCAGACCTGCATGGCGCCCTCTCCGCGCACATGCCCGGAGGGCGGGTTGTTCGTGCGTACGGCCCAGCCGTCGATCGTCGCGTGCGGTACGACGTATGGGCCTGCGGCGAAGGAGACGGCGGCGGCGAGAGCGTCGGCGGTGGTGTCGGCGTAGGCGCCGGCGTCGAGGAGGATCTGGGCCTCCACCCTCAGCAACCGGCCCTCGCTGTCGGCGTGATGGCGGTAGCGCAGCAGCGTCGGGTGGCGGTGTGCGTGGCCGAGGAAGGACTCCTCGCGGGTCGCGGCGATCTTCACGGGGCTGCCGGTCTTCATCGCCAGCAGGCCCAGCGGCACCTGGAGTCCGGTGTCCTCACGGTCGCCCATCGCACCGGGCACCCCGGTGACGACGATCTTGACCTGCTCGGGCGGCAGCCCGAAGCAGGCCGCGGCGAGATCGCGGTCGGTGTGCGGGTCTGTGGAGGCGGTGTAGATCTCGACGCCGCCGTCGGGGCGCGGCACGGCCAGGCCCGCCTCGGCGCCGATGGGCGCGGGGTCCTGGCGTCCGATGCGGTAGAGGCCCTCGACGACGATGTCGCCGGTGACGTCCTGGTCGCCGAAGCGCAGCGGGATGTGGCGGATCAAGTTGCCGTCGGGGTGCAGCGGTTCGGCCTCGAAGGACTTCTCCGGGTCGGTGACCGCCTCCAGCGGCTCGTACTCGACGGCGATGGCCGCCGCCGCGAGCCGCGCGGTGTCGGGGTGGTCGGCGGCGACGGCGGCGATGGGCTCCCCGTAGTAGCGCACCACGTCGCGTGCGAAGGCGGGCTGGTCGGCGACCTTGCGGCCGTGACCGGCGTCGCCCGGCACGTCCTCGTGGGTGACGACGGCGTGCACGCCGGAGAGGGCCGCGGCCGGTTCGGTGTCTATCGAGACGATGCGGGCGTGCGGGTGCGGCGAGCGCAGGACGGCCGCCCACAGCAGGCCCTCCGCCCACAGGTCCGCGGCGTAGGGGAAGGTGCCCTCGGCCTTGGCGGGGGCGTCGGCGGAGGGAAGGGACGCGCCGATCCCATGGGTCACGGGGCCGCCGGCGGAGCCCTCCGGCAGCGGCGTGCCCTGCGCCGGGGTCGCTGTGACGGCACCGGGGCCGTCGGCCGTGCTGGTCATGCCGCTGCTGCCTTTCCGCGTCGTCCCTGCACGCGGTGATCCTGCTGCTCTACTCGTACGTCGACGGCTGCGCCCGGGGCCGCGGTTGCACTCCGCCTTACGGCCGTGAGTGGCTCCGGTGCCGCGGGCGCGGCGGAATCGCGGTGGGCGGCCTTCGCGAGGACGGCCGCCGGTGCGTTCCCGTGCCCGGCCGGTGTGGTCGCGAGTCTCATGCGCCGCCTCCTCCCGGGTACTGCGCGCCGCCGCCGTGGGTGGGCTGGTGCGGGATCTGCGCGGACGCCTCCGCCAACTCCCGTTCGTACGCCTCCGCTTCGGCCTCCGCCTCGGCCTCCTCGCGGGCGGCCTGCTCTGCGCGTTCGGTCACGACCGTACGTACGGCGTCGAGCACGCCGCGGTAGCCGGAGCAGCGGCACAGGTTGCCGCAGATCGCCTTGCGGGTCTCCAGCTCGCTGGGCGCGTGGTTGCCCTCCAGCAGGTCGTGGACCGTCATCGCGAGCCCGGGTACGCAGAAGCCGCACTGCACGGCGCCCGACTCGGTGAGCGCGCGCTGCACGTCGGAGGGGACGCCGTCGACGGCGAGGCCCTCGACCGTGCGGATCTCGCTGCCTGCCGCCGTGGCCGCCGGTACGAGGCAGGAGGCGACGAGACGCCCGTCGACCTGTACGGAGCACGCACCGCACTCGCCCTGGGAGCAGCCGTCCTTGGCGCCCGCGAGGCCGAGGCGCTCACGGAGCACGTAGAGGAGGGACTCGCCGATCCAGGCGTCGGTGACGGGGCGGTCGACGCCGTTGACGTGCAACACGTAGGAGACGTGGGGGTGTTCGCCGCCGAGTTCGGGGGCGAGTTCCAGGGGCGGTTCCTCGGAGACCTCCGCGTCGGTGGCGGTCTCGCCTTCGTCGTGCTGCACGGGCCCGGCGGCCGTTTCGCGGGTCGCCGCGGGCTGGGCCTGTGCCGTGGTCGGGCCGGGGGCTTCGGTTTCGGCACCTGCCATGTGCGGTGCGCCGGGGTCGTCCCCGGCTCGCGAGTCGTCCTCGACTCGGGGGACGTCCGCGGCTCCGGTTCCGCTGTCGGTTCCGGACTCGTCGCCGGTGTCCGTCTGCGGCTCCGTCGACGGGCTCTGCGCGGTGGTGGCGGGGCCCGACGACGGCGTGAACGGCAGGCCGGAACGGACCGTTCCCATGGGCCGTGCCTCGGGCTCGCCCGTGTCTCCCGAACTGCCGCTGTCCGCGCCGCTCTCGCCGCCCGGCTCCCGAGCGCCGGACGCCGGTGCCTCGTCGCTCTCGTGCTGCCGGTCCGCGTATGCGTCGGCGACGTCGCCGCCCGAGGAGTCCGTGGCGGGACCCGGAGGCGCGTCATGACCGTCGAACGGCGCCTGGTGACCGTCGAAGGGCACCTGGCGTCGGGCGTGCGCCTCCGCTTCGGCTTCCTGGTAGTGCGCGCTCGCGGGGCTCGACGGGCCCGCCGGACGGGCCTGTTGGGCGGTGGCCTGCTGCGGCGCCGTCATGCCGCCCGGCCGCGTGGCGCTTCCTATCGCTTCCGCTTCCTCCGCCTCGCCCGCGCCCGCGCCGCCGCCCGCGCCGAGCGGGCGCCGCGTACGTGCCTCGTGCGAACCGGCGAGCGCCGCTGCGGCGCCCTGGCCCGTGGGGCCGCCCTGCCCGCCGTGGCCGCTCTGGTCGCCGAACGCCGAGGGCCCGCCGGGCTGTTGGCCCTGCTGCTGCGAGTGCTGCTCGTACTGCCCGGCGTGCTGTCCGCCGTACTGCTGCCCGTAGGAGGCGGGGTCCTCGCCGAACGGCATCGCCCACTGCCCGGTGGACGCGGCCCCGGTCTCCGGAGGCGGCGGCACTGCCTGCCCGCCGGGCTGCTGGCCCGCGACCTCGGCCGGGTCCAGCGGGGGCGGCGTGTACCCGCCCTGCCCCGTGCCGGGCGCGGCCAGCGGCCCCCACGCCTCGACCCCGGCCCCGGGCGGCGGCAGCGGCCCCGCCGGCAGCTGTACGAAGGCGGTGGCGTCCTGGTCGGATTCGCCGCCCCAGCCCTCCTGCGGATACGAACCGTCCTGCGGATAGGACGGGTACGACTGCTGCTGCGGCCCCCCGCGTCGCTGGGCCTGCCGCTGCTGCTCGCCGTAGTCCTGGTACTCCCCGTAGTCCTGGTAGTCGCCGTACTCCGGGTATTCGCCGTAGCCGTAGTCGGGGTGCTCGCCGTACCCGCCGCCGTAGGCGTCCGCGTAACCCTGCCCGTGCCCGTACCCCTCGCCCTGCGAGTTGGGGTCGTGCGGGCTGCCGTTGCTCATGCGAGCGCCCTCCCGAGTCCTCGGCGGGCCAGTGTCGCCACCGTACGCCGCAAGTGGAAGGCCGCGGGCGGAAGTGCGGGTGCCTCTCCGCCGTCCTCGGCGGGGGCGGGGTCGGGGATGCAGGCCATCGCGACGTAGTCGCCGAACGCGGCCAGGGCCTCGGGGGCGAGACCGCGCTGCCCGTCCCAGTCGATCAGCGACGCGATCCAGCGCTCCGCCTCCAGCGGGCGCAGCGGCATCGGCGCCACCGCGCCGACCGCGCAGCGCACCCCGCGCTGCACGGGGTCGAGCACGACGGCGACGGAGGCCATGGCGCGGCCGGGCCCGGTGCGCCCCGTGGCCTTCAGGAAGGTCTGCGGCGCGTGCAGCAGCGGCACTCGTACGTGTCCTACGACCTCGCTGGGCCGCAGCATGTCCACGTTGGCCAGCAGATGGCTCACCGGGATCTCCCGGCGTGCGCCTTCGGGTCCCGCGACCACGAGTGTGGCCTCCAGGGCGGCCAGCACCGGCAGGGTGTCGCCGGTCGGGTGGGCGCTGACGACGTTGCCTCCGAGCGTTCCGGCGTTGCGGATCTGCGGCGGTCCCGCGGCTCGCGCACTGGCGGCGAGCGCGGGGATCAGCGCGGAGAAGTCGGGGCGTCCCATGCGGGCGTGGGTGAGGCCGGCGCCGAGCAGCGCCTCGCCGTCCAGGTACTGCCAGCCGCGGATCTCGCTGATGCGCCCCAGGCCCACGAGCGCCGCGGGCCGCAGATGCCCTGCGTTGACCCCGGTCATCAGGTCCGTGCCGCCCGCTACGGGCACCGCCGCGGGCACCGCCTGGAGCGCGGCCACGGCCTCGTCGAGTGTGGTGGGCAGCATGACCGACGGCACAGCCTGTGGCGCATGTTGTTCATGCTGTGCTTGCGTGCTCAATCCAGCCGCCCCTTCCCCGGTCGACCCGGCTGCCGTGCCCGTACGGTACGTGCTCACCGGCCGGACGAGGCAACTCTGGCACATCTCGGCGGGCAGGCGGAGCGGGGGCCCGTTATGGGCCGATCCGTACGCTGACATCACCCTCGTCCCCTGTCCGGAGCGAGGACCGGTAATCCCCAGCTCACACGGGCAAGCAGTGAATTGCCGCATGCTGGGAGCGTTGTGCGGATCACCGCTTCCGTGCGGACTTTCGTGCTACGAAGCCACGGCGGACGCCCCCCGGTTACGCGGCTGTTCACGCAGGCGGTCACGTGCCCGGTCATGAGGGCGCCCCCGCGGCGGTCACGAGGGTGTCCCCGCGTTCACGTGCGCGCTCACGAGGGGCCGCCCTCCGGTTCCCGCTCCCCCAGCTCGGGTTCCGGCCCGTCGAGCGGCCGTCCCGGGATGCCCGGCCGCCGCTGCCATGGACGGGGGCCACCGGGCGGACGGTAGGCCACGCCCAGCGCGTCCAGCCGTGCGTAGTGCGCGTCCGTCATGCGCCGCCGGAAGTCCTCGAAGTCCCGCCCGCCGGGCCCGGGTCGAGGCGACCAGACCGTCTCGGCGAACGCGGCGAGACGGGGAAAGGTCTGGTAGTCGACGCGCCGCTGGTCCTCGGTGCACTCGGTCCACATGTTGGCCTGGGCGCCCAGCACATGACGTTCCTGCGAAGTTCCCGCCAACTCCGGGGGCACCGGCTCGAATTCGTAGACGTCCCGCAGGGTGCGCACACGGCCGACCGGCACGGGCTCGCCGCTGCCGCCGTGCTGCCGGTGGTCCAGGTACACCTGATCCTCGGGGCACATCACAACGTCGTGGCCCGCGCGTGCCGCCGCGATCCCGCCGCTCCGGCCGCGCCAGGAGGAGACGGCGGCGCCCTCGGCGAGGCCGCCTTCGAGGATCTCGTCCCAGCCGATGAGACGGCGCCCCCGCGCGGTCAGCCAGCGGTCGAAGTGCCTTGTGAACCAGGCCTGGAGACCGTCCTCGCCGTCCAGCCCCAGCTCCCTGATACGGGCCTGTGCCGCAGCAGAGGCACGCCACTGGTCCTTGGGGCACTCGTCGCCGCCCAGGTGCACGAAGCGGGACGGGAAGATCTCCAGCACCTCCTCCAGGACGCCCTCGTAGAAGCGCAGCACATGGTCGCCCGCGGCCAGCACGTTCGGGCTCACGCCCCAGTCGGTCCACACGTCCAGCGACCCGGTGTCGACGACGTCGGTGTTGCCGAGTTCGGGGTACGCGGCGATCGCGGCCTGCGAGTGCCCCGGTATGTCGATCTCCGGTACGACGGTGATGTGCCGCTCGGCGGCGTAGGCGACGATCTCCCGCAGATCGTCCTGGGTGTAGAAGCCGCCGTGCGCACGCTCGTCCCACAGCGGCGCGTCCGGGCCGCCGCCGTCGACGCCACCGGTGCCGGGCCCGCCGCGATGGCCGACCCGGGTGCGGGCACGGGTGGCTCCCACCCCGGTCAGCCGTGGGTGGCGGCGGATCTCCACGCGCCAGCCCTGGTCGTCGGTGAGATGCAGATGCAGGACGTTGAGCTTGTGCGCCGCGAGGAGGTCCACGGTGCGCAGTACGCCGTCCTTCGGCATGAAGTGCCGTGCCACGTCGAGGAGATGGCCCCGCCAGGCGAAGCGGGGCGCGTCCTCGATGTGTACGGCGGGGACGGTCCAGGTCTCCCGCGCCGTGGTACGCGCACGCCGGTACGCGGCGGGCCCGAGCAGTTGCCGCAGCGTCTGCGTGCCCCAGAAGACGCCCGCGGGATCGCCGCCGGTGATGCGCAACGTGCCCTGCCCGGCTCGTAGTTCGTAGCCCTCCGGGCCCAGCCGCGCCGCGACGGTCTCGTCCGTACGCAGCACGAGCACCGTCCGGCCGGGGTCACGGCCGGGGTCTGCGTGCCCGCCGTGCGGCGGCAGCAGCGGCAGGCCCATGGCCGGTGTGAGGCAGGCACGCAGCCAGCACGCGGTGGCGGACGTGCCGGGCCCGGCGTCGAGCGCCGTGTCCGGACCGACGACGAAGTCCCCTGCGTCTCGGCCCTGTTGGGGCCCGGCCGTCACGGAACGGGGCGCGGGCACGAGACTCCTGTGCGGCTCGTACGGCACTCGCATCACCTCTCACTCGCGGGGCGGTCCGGTCGCTCGCGGGCGGTCCGGTCGCTCGCGGGCGGTCCGGGGCAGCCGTCAGTCCTTCACCGCGCCCCCGAGCCCGGCCACCAGCCGCCGCTGCACGAGGACGAAGAAGACCAGCACGGGCAGGGTCATCACCGTCGAGGCGGCCATCACCCCGCCCCAGTCGGGGGTTTCGGTGTCGAAGAAGACCAG from Streptomyces marispadix includes:
- a CDS encoding beta-N-acetylhexosaminidase, encoding MRVPYEPHRSLVPAPRSVTAGPQQGRDAGDFVVGPDTALDAGPGTSATACWLRACLTPAMGLPLLPPHGGHADPGRDPGRTVLVLRTDETVAARLGPEGYELRAGQGTLRITGGDPAGVFWGTQTLRQLLGPAAYRRARTTARETWTVPAVHIEDAPRFAWRGHLLDVARHFMPKDGVLRTVDLLAAHKLNVLHLHLTDDQGWRVEIRRHPRLTGVGATRARTRVGHRGGPGTGGVDGGGPDAPLWDERAHGGFYTQDDLREIVAYAAERHITVVPEIDIPGHSQAAIAAYPELGNTDVVDTGSLDVWTDWGVSPNVLAAGDHVLRFYEGVLEEVLEIFPSRFVHLGGDECPKDQWRASAAAQARIRELGLDGEDGLQAWFTRHFDRWLTARGRRLIGWDEILEGGLAEGAAVSSWRGRSGGIAAARAGHDVVMCPEDQVYLDHRQHGGSGEPVPVGRVRTLRDVYEFEPVPPELAGTSQERHVLGAQANMWTECTEDQRRVDYQTFPRLAAFAETVWSPRPGPGGRDFEDFRRRMTDAHYARLDALGVAYRPPGGPRPWQRRPGIPGRPLDGPEPELGEREPEGGPS
- a CDS encoding WXG100 family type VII secretion target — translated: MGDEAGLSNFTDTGNMCYMGEVKTPFATGEDIDSMKAMLADANPGQVLDVADAWQNIHKHLTDTVKTDFDKAVDHILQHWEGESADEFAKRAKQISKQITDCATYATRTSTVMRNVGHKLSEIKPKVDAIEKPSGFGSAMDKIGDGFSRDDTKWKAEIQGNQGAQKALDNHDGDLSAGKEEQLKAAAHMEELALTYTSQAKTMGSWNKKPPPRNHGEDYPGDPGGVAPVPIAVTPDDGGPGAVAAGASRTSSSVGRTTPKSTSPAASGTPASATKVDGVSGGTATTPRPGGASSGAPAGGVSGGGPAAGTGPGMGGVPGGPGYVGQAGAGRGAAGLGARAGRGVGGRVPAGLGAGGAGGAGGAAGKGVGAAAGRGPLARSRGGVLDTPQQGKGAAKQGGQGLHSSRGGTQAGARGKTGGVMGHGAAGNNSRRKEGENRQGERPDYLVEDEETWMPERRDVAPPSIG
- a CDS encoding FAD binding domain-containing protein, whose amino-acid sequence is MLPTTLDEAVAALQAVPAAVPVAGGTDLMTGVNAGHLRPAALVGLGRISEIRGWQYLDGEALLGAGLTHARMGRPDFSALIPALAASARAAGPPQIRNAGTLGGNVVSAHPTGDTLPVLAALEATLVVAGPEGARREIPVSHLLANVDMLRPSEVVGHVRVPLLHAPQTFLKATGRTGPGRAMASVAVVLDPVQRGVRCAVGAVAPMPLRPLEAERWIASLIDWDGQRGLAPEALAAFGDYVAMACIPDPAPAEDGGEAPALPPAAFHLRRTVATLARRGLGRALA
- a CDS encoding 2Fe-2S iron-sulfur cluster-binding protein; this encodes MSNGSPHDPNSQGEGYGHGQGYADAYGGGYGEHPDYGYGEYPEYGDYQDYGEYQDYGEQQRQAQRRGGPQQQSYPSYPQDGSYPQEGWGGESDQDATAFVQLPAGPLPPPGAGVEAWGPLAAPGTGQGGYTPPPLDPAEVAGQQPGGQAVPPPPETGAASTGQWAMPFGEDPASYGQQYGGQHAGQYEQHSQQQGQQPGGPSAFGDQSGHGGQGGPTGQGAAAALAGSHEARTRRPLGAGGGAGAGEAEEAEAIGSATRPGGMTAPQQATAQQARPAGPSSPASAHYQEAEAEAHARRQVPFDGHQAPFDGHDAPPGPATDSSGGDVADAYADRQHESDEAPASGAREPGGESGADSGSSGDTGEPEARPMGTVRSGLPFTPSSGPATTAQSPSTEPQTDTGDESGTDSGTGAADVPRVEDDSRAGDDPGAPHMAGAETEAPGPTTAQAQPAATRETAAGPVQHDEGETATDAEVSEEPPLELAPELGGEHPHVSYVLHVNGVDRPVTDAWIGESLLYVLRERLGLAGAKDGCSQGECGACSVQVDGRLVASCLVPAATAAGSEIRTVEGLAVDGVPSDVQRALTESGAVQCGFCVPGLAMTVHDLLEGNHAPSELETRKAICGNLCRCSGYRGVLDAVRTVVTERAEQAAREEAEAEAEAEAYERELAEASAQIPHQPTHGGGAQYPGGGGA
- a CDS encoding xanthine dehydrogenase family protein molybdopterin-binding subunit; amino-acid sequence: MTSTADGPGAVTATPAQGTPLPEGSAGGPVTHGIGASLPSADAPAKAEGTFPYAADLWAEGLLWAAVLRSPHPHARIVSIDTEPAAALSGVHAVVTHEDVPGDAGHGRKVADQPAFARDVVRYYGEPIAAVAADHPDTARLAAAAIAVEYEPLEAVTDPEKSFEAEPLHPDGNLIRHIPLRFGDQDVTGDIVVEGLYRIGRQDPAPIGAEAGLAVPRPDGGVEIYTASTDPHTDRDLAAACFGLPPEQVKIVVTGVPGAMGDREDTGLQVPLGLLAMKTGSPVKIAATREESFLGHAHRHPTLLRYRHHADSEGRLLRVEAQILLDAGAYADTTADALAAAVSFAAGPYVVPHATIDGWAVRTNNPPSGHVRGEGAMQVCAAYEGQMDKLAAQLRMDPADLRMRNVLATGDLLPIGQTVTCPAPVAELLRAVRETPLPALPKDSPERDWLLPGGPEGAGEPGAVRRGVGYALGMVHMLGAEGADEVSTATVKVNGPVATVMCAAVETGQGFTTLARQIVQETLGIDEVHVAPVDTDQPPAGPGAHSRHTWVSGGAVERAAKMVRTQLLQPLAAKFGMSTELLTIADGKITSYDGVLSTTVVEALEDKELWATAQCRPHPTEPLDETGQGDAFVGLAFAAVRAVVDVDVELGSIRVVEMAIAQDVGRVLNPRQLNARIEAGVTQGVGAALTEHLRINRGVVRQPDFTGYALPTALDAPDIRIVQLIEEQDVVAPFGAKAASAVPVVTSPAAVAAAVRAATGMPVNRLPIRPQTAVGG